One stretch of Ipomoea triloba cultivar NCNSP0323 chromosome 8, ASM357664v1 DNA includes these proteins:
- the LOC116026605 gene encoding heterogeneous nuclear ribonucleoprotein 1-like isoform X2 yields MDDSDRNKLFLGGVSWETTDDTLRHHFSKYGTVVSSVIAKDRNTGNPRGFAFVSFSDPSAVDTALQDTHEILGRTVEVKRAIPKSEQQQNRGLNRNGRANGRNNDQFRTKKIFVGGLSANLTEEEFKSYFERFGRITDVVVMHDNMTHRPRGFGFITFDSEDAVEEVMQKNFHELCGKLVEVKRAVPKDGSISNIGYNARVTSGSSSTIGDYQHGNYPAYSPRYGVYPAYGPVTGYGSAAAAGYPYGAGMVGGGFPSGAGAYGGIGYGVASFQPRSPWNVPAMAGPRGSPVLYGGTAFYPAYMNGGAGAMSLSASGFNEFLGTGMNGKSGQFGMGVESQGASGSVHSQIGRGGVDFNSFGSLGAASSNQSRRG; encoded by the exons ATGGATGATTCCGACCGGAACAAGCTCTTTCTTGGAGGGGTTTCCTGGGAGACCACCGACGACACCTTGAGACACCATTTTTCCAAGTATGGGACTGTGGTTAGCTCCGTGATCGCCAAGGATCGGAATACCGGTAACCCCAGGGGTTTCGCTTTTGTCTCCTTCTCTGACCCTTCCGCCGTCGACACCGCCCTTCAAGACACCCATGAAATTCTCGGTAGAACG GTAGAGGTGAAAAGAGCCATACCCAAAAGTGAACAGCAGCAGAATAGGGGATTGAATAGGAATGGTAGGGCTAACGGTAGGAACAATGACCAGTTTAGGACCAAGAAGATTTTTGTAGGGGGTTTATCAGCTAATCTAACTGAGGAAGAGTTCAAGAGTTATTTCGAAAGGTTTGGTAGGATCACAGATGTAGTTGTGATGCACGACAACATGACTCATAGGCCGCGGGGGTTTGGGTTTATTACGTTCGATTCCGAGGATGCAGTTGAGGAAGTGATGCAGAAGAATTTCCATGAGCTGTGTGGCAAACTGGTGGAGGTCAAGAGGGCTGTGCCGAAAGATGGTAGTATTAGTAATATTGGGTATAACGCGAGGGTAACGAGCGGAAGCAGTTCTACCATTGGCGATTACCAGCACGGGAATTATCCGGCTTATAGTCCTAGATATGGAGTTTACCCTGCTTATGGGCCTGTTACGGGATATGGAAGTGCTGCTGCTGCTGGGTATCCGTATGGAGCTGGAATGGTTGGAGGCGGTTTTCCTTCTGGAGCGGGAGCGTATGGTGGAATTGGGTATGGTGTTGCTTCGTTTCAGCCTAGGAGTCCTTGGAATGTCCCTGCAATGGCTGGGCCGAGAGGAAGTCCAGTGCTTTATGGCGGGACTGCCTTCTATCCCGCTTATATGAATGGTGGTGCCGGGGCAATGAGCTTGTCTGCGAGCGGATTCAATGAATTTTTAGGAACTGGGATGAACGGGAAGTCTGGTCAGTTTGGCATGGGAGTTGAATCTCAAGGGGCATCCGGTTCGGTGCATTCTCAAATTGGCAGGGGAGGTGTAGATTTTAATTCCTTTGGTTCTCTCGGTGCTGCTAGTAGCAATCAGAGCCGGAGAG GTTAG
- the LOC116026605 gene encoding heterogeneous nuclear ribonucleoprotein 1-like isoform X1, with product MDDSDRNKLFLGGVSWETTDDTLRHHFSKYGTVVSSVIAKDRNTGNPRGFAFVSFSDPSAVDTALQDTHEILGRTVEVKRAIPKSEQQQNRGLNRNGRANGRNNDQFRTKKIFVGGLSANLTEEEFKSYFERFGRITDVVVMHDNMTHRPRGFGFITFDSEDAVEEVMQKNFHELCGKLVEVKRAVPKDGSISNIGYNARVTSGSSSTIGDYQHGNYPAYSPRYGVYPAYGPVTGYGSAAAAGYPYGAGMVGGGFPSGAGAYGGIGYGVASFQPRSPWNVPAMAGPRGSPVLYGGTAFYPAYMNGGAGAMSLSASGFNEFLGTGMNGKSGQFGMGVESQGASGSVHSQIGRGGVDFNSFGSLGAASSNQSRRGNDENKSYSAGNSN from the exons ATGGATGATTCCGACCGGAACAAGCTCTTTCTTGGAGGGGTTTCCTGGGAGACCACCGACGACACCTTGAGACACCATTTTTCCAAGTATGGGACTGTGGTTAGCTCCGTGATCGCCAAGGATCGGAATACCGGTAACCCCAGGGGTTTCGCTTTTGTCTCCTTCTCTGACCCTTCCGCCGTCGACACCGCCCTTCAAGACACCCATGAAATTCTCGGTAGAACG GTAGAGGTGAAAAGAGCCATACCCAAAAGTGAACAGCAGCAGAATAGGGGATTGAATAGGAATGGTAGGGCTAACGGTAGGAACAATGACCAGTTTAGGACCAAGAAGATTTTTGTAGGGGGTTTATCAGCTAATCTAACTGAGGAAGAGTTCAAGAGTTATTTCGAAAGGTTTGGTAGGATCACAGATGTAGTTGTGATGCACGACAACATGACTCATAGGCCGCGGGGGTTTGGGTTTATTACGTTCGATTCCGAGGATGCAGTTGAGGAAGTGATGCAGAAGAATTTCCATGAGCTGTGTGGCAAACTGGTGGAGGTCAAGAGGGCTGTGCCGAAAGATGGTAGTATTAGTAATATTGGGTATAACGCGAGGGTAACGAGCGGAAGCAGTTCTACCATTGGCGATTACCAGCACGGGAATTATCCGGCTTATAGTCCTAGATATGGAGTTTACCCTGCTTATGGGCCTGTTACGGGATATGGAAGTGCTGCTGCTGCTGGGTATCCGTATGGAGCTGGAATGGTTGGAGGCGGTTTTCCTTCTGGAGCGGGAGCGTATGGTGGAATTGGGTATGGTGTTGCTTCGTTTCAGCCTAGGAGTCCTTGGAATGTCCCTGCAATGGCTGGGCCGAGAGGAAGTCCAGTGCTTTATGGCGGGACTGCCTTCTATCCCGCTTATATGAATGGTGGTGCCGGGGCAATGAGCTTGTCTGCGAGCGGATTCAATGAATTTTTAGGAACTGGGATGAACGGGAAGTCTGGTCAGTTTGGCATGGGAGTTGAATCTCAAGGGGCATCCGGTTCGGTGCATTCTCAAATTGGCAGGGGAGGTGTAGATTTTAATTCCTTTGGTTCTCTCGGTGCTGCTAGTAGCAATCAGAGCCGGAGAGGTAATGACGAAAACAAATCTTACTCTGCTGGTAATTCTAACTGA